The Streptomyces sp. NBC_01298 genome contains the following window.
TGCCGCGCAGGGTGACCGCGCCGCGCACCGCGACGGGGATGTGCCGGCTGGACAGGTCGAGGGTGTAGCGCTGCTGCACGAAGGGGACCACGAAGACCCCGCCGCCGACCACGACCTTCTGGCCGGTGGTGTCGGTGGATATCCGGCCGGTCTCCGGGTCGGTGGAACGCTTGCCGCGCCGGCCGGTGATGATGAACGCCTCGCTGGGTCCGGCGACCTTGTAGCGCGTGACGACGACCAGGGCGAGCAGGACGAGGAGTACGACGACTCCGACGACCGCGGTGACGACTGGGCTCATGACAGATCCCCTCTGCCTCCCCCGTGGGAGCAGATCGGTGATGGTGATGGTGATGTTGGTGGTGGTGGTGGTCTGACCCGACGGCTCGGGGTGGTCAGTGCTCGACGGGGCGGACGCTGACGGAGGTGGACGACGGGGCCGCCGTCACCCATACCTCCGCGCCGCGGGCCAGCGGGCCCTCGGCGGTCGCCGCGTACTTCACGGGCTGGCCCGCCAGGCGCAAGAGGACCTCGCCGTAGCCGGAGCCCGGGATCGCGGTGACCACGGTTCCGGTCGAGCCGACGAGGGAGTCCTGGTGCGGGGCGGCCCCGCTGCGGTCCCGCATCAGGGCGCGGCTCAGGCGGTACGTCGCCCAGCCCGCGCCGGCCCCCGCGAGCGTGCCGGCGGCGGTTGCCGGGACCGGCCCGGACCCCGTGGTCCCGAGCACGATCGCCCCGGTGAACCCGAGCATCGAAACGAAGCCCGCGAGCACCGGGAGGGACAGCCAGCCGTCGAACAGTCCGTCGAGCGCGCCGTCGAAGATGCCTTCCAGCACCCCGTCGAGCAGCAGGGAGAGAGCCAGCAGCACGATCCCCGCAATGCCGAGACCAAGAAACAACCCCATGGACACACCTCCCGCCCGCGTGACGTTTACGCCGGACACCGGCATCGTTTCACCGGAGGGGCGCTACGCACATTGCCTGCCTTCGGCAATCTTTACGCCTCTTTGACGCACCCCGCGGGCGGCCTACGTCACGCGTCGCCGTCGGGCCAGCCCAGCAGGCGGGCTCCGATCACGGCGGTCTGGAGCGTGTAGCGGTTCAGCGGATCGGCGGGATCGGCCCGGGTGAGGGTGTGGATGCGGTCCAGCCGGTACGTCAGGGCGCGCACGCTGAGCGAGAGGCGCCGGGCCGCCTCGGTGGAGACGCAGCCGCTGTCGAAGTACGCGGTGAGCGTGTCGAGGAGCGGATGCGCGCCGCCGCGGGCCGCGCGGAGCGGGCCGAGGGTGCTCTCCACCAGATCGGCCATGGCCTGCCGGTCCCGGGTCAGGACGGGGAAGACGAGCAGGTCGGCGGCGTGCAGCACCGGGCCGTCCAGGTCCATCCGGCGGGCCAGGTCGAGGGCGTTCAGGGCCTCCTCGTAGGAGTGGACGACCCCGCCCGGGCCCGGGTGAGAGCGGCCGATCCCGACCCGGCCGCCGTCGGTGGCCGCGTGCGCCCGCTTCGCGAAGTGCGCCAGGACCTCGGGCTGGTCCCCGGGGGCCACGCAGATCAGCCGGCCGTCCTTCGTGGTCAGCAGGATCTGCCGGCCCGGGAACCGGGCGAGGACCGCCGACTCGATCCCGCGCGCCACGGGGTAGCCGTCGCCGTACGGCTCGGGGCCGGTGGCCACGGCCACGCCGTGCGACTGCGAGAGGCGCAGCCCGAAGCGTTCGGCGCGCTCCGCCAGCCGGCCCAGGTCGCTGCCGCCGTAGAGGAGGTCGTCGATGAACTCCCGGCGGGCCGCCTCCTCCTGGCGCACCGCCTGCTGCTGGGCGCGTTCGTAGCCCTCGACGAAGGCGTCCACCGCCTGCTCGACGGCCGACAGGAGCGGGCCCGGTGCGGGGAGGGGCCGTACGAGCTGCGCCGCGGCCAGGTGTTCGCGGATCAGGGCCCGGAGCGCCAGCCCGGCCTCCGCCGCCCGCTCGCCCTCCGCGCGGCGTGACTCCAGCTCGTCGCGGGTGAGTCGGCGGCCCGTGGCGCAGGCGGCGACGAGCATGTCGGCGTACCCCGGGAGGCGGTCCTCCGGTGCTTGCGGTTCCGCCACGCTCTTCCCCCGATCCCTACGCGTCCGTGACGCGTCCTTGATACGGGGACAAGGGTCACACGGTGGTGAGGGCCGCCGCACCGAAGGAGACGTCGAAGCGGTCGCACCAGATGGTGACGCTGCCGTAGTCGGACGGGTTCACGTCGGCCGGGAGCGCGTAGTTCTGGTCGCCCTTGTTGCCCTTGAGCTTGCCCAGGCTGACGTACTTGCCGTCGTCGAAGACCCGCCAGCCCGCCGTGCCCTCCTTCACCGGGGCGTCCGTCAGCCAGACCCGCAGGTCGGGACCGTTGCTGGTGTCGAGGTTCTCCAGGCGCAGGGTGTGGGAGCCGTCCGGGAGGCGGATGAGCTTCACGGTGCCGGTGGTGTCGTGCTCGTGGCTGATCAGCGTGCCCTGGGCGAGGGTTCGGGGGGTGGCGGGGGCGGCCTGGGTGGCGCTCGGGGCGGTGGCCGGGGGCGGGGATGCGGCGGGGGCCGCCGCCGGGAGGGACTCGTTGACCGTGGCGTCCTGCCAGAGCTTCCACGGCTGGAACCAGTACAGGCCGAGGCCCAGCAGGAGGGCCGCCGGGAGGGCGAGGACGGTCAGGAGCCGGAGTACGCCCCGCTTCTTCGCCGGGTTCCGCGGCTGGTCCTGCGGCTGGTTCCGCGGCTGGTTCTGCGGCTCGTCCCTCGGCTCGTCTCGCGCCGGGTTCTGCGTCACTCGTCGGGCCCTTCCTCGCGTTCGGCCGGCCGGCCGTCGTGGACATTCAACGCGCGGGCACGGGATGGGACCAGGCCCGGCCGGATGACGAAAGGCTTACGTCATCCGGCCGGGTGGGGCCGTGCCTGTCAGGCCGGGCCCGTCGGATCGGGCCCGCAGGCCGGCCGGTCAGGTCGGCTCAGAGGGTGCGGAGCTTGGTGGTGAAGACCTGGTTGGCGATCTTGTCGCCCAGGACGAGGCCGTCCGCGGCGTCCCACGGGTAGTGGACGCCGAGCCAGATCCGGCTGTCGGCGTCCTCCTTGCCGGCCGCGCTGAAGCTGGTGAAGTGGCGGGTCTTGACCGGGGCCTGCGGCTCGTCGGTGGTGAGGTCGAAGGAGAGGTTGTCGCTGCCGAAGTAGCGCTTCATGACTCCGGCCCAGGCGCCGCCGAAGGAGGCGTGCCCGGAGACGTAGGCGGGGAAGCACGGGCTGACGTTGACGCCCGTCGGGCTCTTCAGCAGCGGCTTCCACTGCGGGTCGAGGCCGCCCTCGCGGACCGCCGAGACGGGCCGCCACAGGTCGATGGGGGTGGAGAACTTGGCGTCGCGGACCGCGATCCCGGTGTCGGCCATGGCGAGGGAGACGAGGGCGAAGAGGCGGGCGTTCGCGTAGACCCCGAGGCCTCGGGCCTTGGCGACCTCGCGGGTGGCCTGGAGCATGTGGCCCGGCGGCTTGTAGGTGCCATTGTTGTCGTTGGCCCAGAACCAGGCCGCGGCGAGCTGGTCCGGGGTCCGGTTGACGACCGGGGTGGCGGCCGTGGGCTTGTCGGCGCCGGCCGTGCGGACCGCGTCGACCTGCCGCTTGTACTCGTCGCTCGCCACCAGGGCCTCGTACGAGCCGTACTGGGTCAGGGTGGTGGGACGGAACTGGGAACCGGAGGCCAGCGAGAACGGCTTGACCTGGCCGTAGAACGGGCTGACCGCGTCGCTGTCCTCGTCGCAGGAGGCGTCGGGCATGTCCGGGTAGCTCGTCGGCCGCCAGGCGCCCGGCTTGTTGTCCCCCACGTAGACCTGGGGGTTGTCGGAGCCGTCGCCGGTGCGGGCGTCGGTCATCTGCTTGACCATCGGGCCGACCACGGAGAGGTCCAGGAAGTCGCCGGAGGTGGGCTCGGTGCCGAACCGCTCGCGGAAGCGCGCGTCGAGGTACTGCGTCTGGTCCGCGTAGCGGCTCTGCTTGTTGCCGTACAGGCCGAGGAGGATGTTGTAGGCCGTGCGGCCGATGACGCGCTCCTCCTCGTCCGGGCCCTCGACCCAGCCCGCGTAGTTCTCCGCCTTGATGTACGGCTCCGAGGTGATCTTGCCCTTCCACTTCAGCTGGTACGAGGACTCCGCGTCGTAGATCGCGGCGTTCATCATCGCGGCCGATCTGGCCATCGGGACGGGCCCGCCGCCGACCCGGCGGAAGACGTTCTGCAGCACGTCGTTCCAGTAGTGCACGGGGTCGGCTATCGACTGCGCCGGCAGCGCGGCGTGGGCGGGCTGCGGGGCCGCGACGAGGACCGTTCCGGTCGCGGCCAGAACGACGGCGGCCGCGAGGGCGCGGTACTGGAGCGTGCTCCGGCGGGTGGCGCTCCGCAGGGTGCGGCGGGGGGTGCTGACGATCTCGGACATGGCTCGACTCCCTTTGATCAAAGGCCTGTTGATCACCACGGGAGGTGGCGGCGCGATCATGGCCCGGGGCGGACCGGGGCGCTTGTAGAAAACGGAACGCCCGCGCGGAATGGCCGGTCCCGCCCGGCTGGGCGGCGTGAACCCGCCCGTGCCCGGCTGGAACCGCGAGCCCCTTCCGGCCGACCAACTCCACGCGGAGAGGCGACCGGTGACAGCGGAAGGGCGTGGCATGGGCGGGCTGGACGTGCGGATGGAAGGGGTGGGCTGCCGGCACGGGCGCATCGAGGCCGTGTCCGGCGTCGACCTGGAGATCGCCGCGGGCGAGCGCGTCGCGCTGACCGGCACCAACGGGTCCGGCAAGACCACCCTGTTGCGCGCCGTGCTCGGGCTGCACCCGCAGGTCAGCGGGAAGATCCTGGTCGGCGGCCGCACGGGCGACCCGGCCTGGCGGCGGCGGGCGTGCGCGTGGATCCCGCAGAAGCCCGCAGCGGGACGCTTCCCGCTGCTGGGCGGCGAGCTCCTCGCCAGCAGCGGGGACCCGCGCGCGGCCGCCGAGGCCGCCGGCCGGCTGGGGGTGGGGCCGCTGACCGGGCGGCCCCTGCACACCCTCTCGGGCGGGCAGTTGCAGCGGATGTACCTGGCCCGGGCGATCGGCTGCGTGGCCGCGGGGGCCGGCGTACTGCTCGCCGACGAGCCGACCGCCGCCCTGGACTTCGCCGGGCAGGACGAGGCCGCCGACGTCCTGGCCGCGCTGCCCGTGACGCTCGTCGTCGTCACGCACGACCGGTCGCTCGCGGAACGCTGCGACCGGGTCCTGGAGATGGCCGCCGGACACCTGCGGGAGGTCCGGTGAGCGCCACCCTCGCGGCCGCCTCCCTCGCAAGCGCCGACCTCGGCACCCTGCTGCAACTACCGCCCGTGCAGCGGGCGGGCTTCGCCCTGCTGCTCGCCGCCGTCGGGCTGCCCGTGATCGGCGTGGTCATCGTCGGGCTGGACATCATGCCGGTGCGCTTCGCGATGATGCACGTGGCGCTGCTGGGCATCGCCGTCGGACTGCTCACCGGGCTGGACCCCATGCTGTGCGCGCTGGTGGCCTGCGCGCTGGCCGGAGCCGGGGTCGCCCCGCTGGCCCGGACCCCGGACGGGCTGTCCGGGGCGATGGGGCTCCTGATGAGCCTGGCGATCGCCGCCGCGCTGCTGCTCCTGGCGGTGTCCGGGGTGAACGCCTCGGGGGCGTTCGCGCTGCTGTGGGGCTCGATCCTGTCCGTCGGCGGCGCCGATCTCGTGGTGCTCGGCGTCCTGGCCGTCCTCGTGCCCGGCCTGTTCTGGTGGCGACGGCGCGAAGTGGCGCTGCTGCTCTACGACCGTGAGCTCGCGCAGTGTTCGGGCGTGCCGGTGCGGGCGCTGACCACGGTCCTGCTGGTGCTCGTCGCGGTCGCGGTCGCCGGAGCCATCAAGCTCACCGGCGCCCTGCTGGTCGACGCGCTGACCCTGTTGCCCGCCCTGGCCGCGCGCCGGCTGGGCACCTCGCTGAAATCGATCACCGGATGGGCGGTGGGCATCGGCGTCTTCGTGAACCTGACCGGCTTCCTCATCGCCCTCCGGCTGGACTGGCCCCCCGGGCCCGTCCTCGTCCTGACCGCGGGGGCGCTCGTCCTCGCGGTGCACCTCGTACCCGAACGGAGAATCCGCTCATGGCGCCCCGAACCCGCGTCCGCAGCAGCTCGGCCCGCATCGCCCTCCTCCTCGCACTGACCCCGGCACTGGCCCTGGTGGCCGGCTGCGGCACCGAGGACGGGAAGGGCGGCGGTGGCGGCGGCGCCTCCGCCGGGGGCGGCGCGCCCTCCCGGACGACCGTCGTCGTGACGACCACCTGGGAAGGCGCCTTCGCCAAGGCCGCCGGCGCGCGGGACGTCAAGGTGATCGTGCCGCAGTCCGTGCACCACGCCCCGGACTACGACCCCAAGCCCTCCGACCTCGCGGCCGTCGCCGGGGCCGACTTCGTGCTCTACGCGCCCTTCGAGCCGTACGCCGCGAAGATCAAGGAGGCCGCCGGTTCGAAGGCGGAGCTGGTGGAGGTGAACCTCGACAACGACGCCGACAAGGTCAGGGCCGAAGTCACTCGGCTGGGCGCGCTGTTCGGCACGCAGGCCGCCGCCGCCAAGTGGACGGCCGACTTCGACGCCGAGTACGGGCGGGTCGCGCAGGACGTCCGGGCCGCCTGGCCCGGCGGCAAGAGTCCGTCGGCCGTGAGCCAGGTGTTCACCGCCTGGTCCGCGAAGCTGGCGGGCGCCACCACCGTGGGCACCTACGGCCCCGAGGCGGTGACCCCGGCGCAGCTGGCCGAGCTGTCGGCGAAGAAGCCCGCGCTGGTCCTGGACAACGCGCACATGTCGACCGGGACCGTGCTGCCCGACTCCGGCGCGCAGCAGGTGCGGATCGTCAACTACCCGGGGAACGACCTGGACCTGCTCCCGGTCTACCGCAACGCGGGGGCCGCGCTGAAGGCGGCCATGGGCAAGGTGGGCGGGTCCGCGGGGTAGGGGGAGCGGGGAGGCGGTGGGACGGGGGCGGCGCCCCCGGTACCGCTGGAGGGCGGGGCGGTCCACCGGGGCCGCCCCGCCCTCGTCTACGCGCCGACTCCGGCCGGGGTCTGGGCGGCGGGCTCGGTACGGGCCTCAGCGGCGGGCTCGGTACGGGCTTCAGCGGCGGATCCGGTACGGGCCTCAGCGGCGGGCTCGGTACGGGCCTCAGTGGCGGATCCGGTACGGGCCTCAGCGGCGGGCTCGGGGAAGGCCCGGGTGGTCCCCTGGCCGGGTGCGCCGGTCGCGAGGCGGGCGCGCAGTGCCGCGCGGTCGGGTTTGCCGGCCGGGGTGAGCGGGAGCTCCGCCAGCAGCAGCAGGTGCTCGGGGTGCTTGCGGAGGTCGAGGCCGCGCAGCGTGAGGTGTCCGGCCAGGGAGTCGAGGGTGGGGGGCTGCGCGCCGCGAGGGACGACGCAGGCGGCGAGGCGTTCGCCCATCACCGCGTCCGGGACCCCGACGCAGACGACGTCGCGGACGAGGGGGTGGGAGGAGAGCTCCCGTTCCACTTCGGCGGGGCTGATGTTGGCGCCGCCGCGGATGACGATGTCCTTGAGGCGGCCGACGACGTGCAGGACCCCGTCCTCGTCGATGAAGCCGAGGTCGCCCGTACGGACCCACCCCTCGGGCGTGCGGTACCGGGCGTCCAGGTCCGGGGAGGCGACGTAGCACATGGGGGTCATGGGGCCGCGCGCGATGATCTCCCCGATCGCCCCGTCGGGGAGCCGCTCGTGCGACTCGGTGTCGGTGATCCGGATCTCGGCGACCCGGGGATCGGGGCGGCCGGCGGCGACGCCCGTGCCCTCGGAGTCCGGGGTCGCCCGGCCCAGTCCGGTGTGGCAGTTGACCCCGTCGGCCGAGCCGTAGAGGTTGACGACCGGGCAGCCGAAGGCGCGGCTCGCGCTCTCGGCGGTGGTCTCGTCGAGGGGGGCGCCGCCGAGGATCAGGGCGGTGGGGGCGGGGAGCTGCTGCCCGTCTCCCCCGGCGGCCTCAGCTGCCTCCGCCTCGAGCCGGTCGAGCATCATGCGGAACATCGTGGGCACCCCGAGGACGTGCGTGGGCCGGTGCTCGCGCACCGCCGCGAGGGCCGCCTCCGGGGTGAAGTGGTCGAGGACGATCAGGGTTCCGCCGTGCCGGGCGAGGGTGACCGCGGTCCCGCTGGAGCCGAAGGCGGACGCGAGCGGTACGAGGAACAGGCAGCGCGGCGGCGTCCCGTCGGGCATCAGCGAGGCGAGGAAGTTGCCCCGGCCGCCGGCGAGGGCGTTGTGGGAGTAGGCGATCATCTTCGGCTCCGCCTCCGAGCCCGAGGACACCAGGATACGGGCGGCGCTGTCGGGATCGGGCCGGGCGGGGACGAAGGCGGCCGGGTCGGAGCGCAGCAGCGTCGCGAGCCGGATCGTTCCCTCGGGCTCCGTGCCCGCCGGTCCGCCGGCCGCGATGACATGGCGCAGCGCGGGCAGTTCGGGGGCCAGGTCGAGCAGTTCGGCGGCGTGCTGGTGGCCCCGGTGCTCCACCGCGGCGATCACCGCCACGGCCTCGGCGCGGCGCAGCAGGCAGCGGGCCTCCTGGCCGCCCCGGCCCACGGGGAAGGGCAGGGCCACCGCGCCGAGGGCGGCCAGGGCCAGGTCCGCGATGACCGCGTCGCGGCCGTTGGGGAGTTGGACACCGACCACGTCGCCGGGCCGTACGCCGAGGGACGCGAGGCCGGTGGCCAGACATCGCACCTTGCGGTCGAGCGCGGTGTAGCAGAGCTTGCCCTTGGCATCGATGACCGCGGTGTGGTGCAGGTCGGAGATCTGGCGGGCCCGGAAGAGGCTGTAGAGGTCGAGGTCGGGACAGGTTCCGTCGACCGCCCACGAGCGGCGCAGTCCCACGGGCAGCAGATCGTGCAGTGCGACGGTCATACGAAGCTCCAGGGGTCGGGAACGGCGGGGGCACCGTGCGCGTCCCGGCTGATCGAGCCGGCGAAGCGCGGGTCTTGGGGCGGGGTGTGGTGTGGGGCGGCTTGACGGTCTTGGGGCGGGGTGTGGTGTGGGGCGGCTTGACGGTCTTGGGGCGGGGTGTGGTGCGGGGCGGCTTGACGGTCTTGGGACGGGGTGTGGTGCGGGGCGGCTTGCAGGGTTGCTTGCCGGTCGTGGTGCGGGGCTGCGTGCAGGTCGGTGAGGTCGGTGGTGACGGCCGTCGCGGTGAGGCCGCGCGCGCGGAGTGCTCGTAGGGCCTCCTCGGTGGACAGGTCCGCGAGTCCCCGGGAGGCGTCGGCCACCGCGCGGGCGTCCGCGTCGGCCGGGGCGATCCAGCCGTCGGCGGTGCGCAGGGGCGTACGGAACCCCGCGGGCCGGCGGCCGCGTTCCCCGCGCCGCGCACGGTGCAGGGCGGGGGCGGTGAGCAGGTCGGCGGCGCCGAGCAGCGAGGAGTCCACGCGGACCCCCCGCCCGGTGCGCTCGCGCAGCAGCAGCCCCGCGAGGACGGCCTCGGCGCCGAGCAGCCCGCCCAGCACGTCGAGCAGGGTCATCAGGGACGGCGCGGGCGGCTCGCCCTCGGGGCGGGCCGCCTCGCCGACGCCGGTGCGGGCCTGGACCATGAAGTCCGTGCCCATCGGCGGATCGGCGATCCGGCCCGTGCCCCAGCCGCCGGTGTACGCGTACACGAGCGTGGGGTTCACCCGCGCGAGGTCGGCGCAGTCCAGGCCCAGCTCGGCCGCCTTCCCCGGGGCCCAGTTGTGCAGGAACACGTCGGCTCCGGCCGCCAGCGCGGCCAGCCGCAGCCGGTCGGCGGGCGACTTGATGTCGATCTCCACGGCGTGCTTGCCCCGGTTCAGGGCCAGCCAGCGGGCGGAGATCCCCGAGCAGGTGGGAGGCATGCCGCGCAGCGGGTCACCGCCCGGCGGCTCGATCCGGATCACCTCGGCGCCGAGCAGCCCCAGGAGGTGGGCGGCGAGCGGCGCCTGGACGCGCCGGCCGGCCTCCAGGACGGTCATGCCGCTGAGGGGGCCGGGGGTGGGCCGGCCGGGGACGGGCCGG
Protein-coding sequences here:
- a CDS encoding PucR family transcriptional regulator, giving the protein MLVAACATGRRLTRDELESRRAEGERAAEAGLALRALIREHLAAAQLVRPLPAPGPLLSAVEQAVDAFVEGYERAQQQAVRQEEAARREFIDDLLYGGSDLGRLAERAERFGLRLSQSHGVAVATGPEPYGDGYPVARGIESAVLARFPGRQILLTTKDGRLICVAPGDQPEVLAHFAKRAHAATDGGRVGIGRSHPGPGGVVHSYEEALNALDLARRMDLDGPVLHAADLLVFPVLTRDRQAMADLVESTLGPLRAARGGAHPLLDTLTAYFDSGCVSTEAARRLSLSVRALTYRLDRIHTLTRADPADPLNRYTLQTAVIGARLLGWPDGDA
- a CDS encoding metal ABC transporter permease, with amino-acid sequence MSATLAAASLASADLGTLLQLPPVQRAGFALLLAAVGLPVIGVVIVGLDIMPVRFAMMHVALLGIAVGLLTGLDPMLCALVACALAGAGVAPLARTPDGLSGAMGLLMSLAIAAALLLLAVSGVNASGAFALLWGSILSVGGADLVVLGVLAVLVPGLFWWRRREVALLLYDRELAQCSGVPVRALTTVLLVLVAVAVAGAIKLTGALLVDALTLLPALAARRLGTSLKSITGWAVGIGVFVNLTGFLIALRLDWPPGPVLVLTAGALVLAVHLVPERRIRSWRPEPASAAARPASPSSSH
- a CDS encoding DM13 domain-containing protein yields the protein MTVLALPAALLLGLGLYWFQPWKLWQDATVNESLPAAAPAASPPPATAPSATQAAPATPRTLAQGTLISHEHDTTGTVKLIRLPDGSHTLRLENLDTSNGPDLRVWLTDAPVKEGTAGWRVFDDGKYVSLGKLKGNKGDQNYALPADVNPSDYGSVTIWCDRFDVSFGAAALTTV
- a CDS encoding vanadium-dependent haloperoxidase, whose protein sequence is MSEIVSTPRRTLRSATRRSTLQYRALAAAVVLAATGTVLVAAPQPAHAALPAQSIADPVHYWNDVLQNVFRRVGGGPVPMARSAAMMNAAIYDAESSYQLKWKGKITSEPYIKAENYAGWVEGPDEEERVIGRTAYNILLGLYGNKQSRYADQTQYLDARFRERFGTEPTSGDFLDLSVVGPMVKQMTDARTGDGSDNPQVYVGDNKPGAWRPTSYPDMPDASCDEDSDAVSPFYGQVKPFSLASGSQFRPTTLTQYGSYEALVASDEYKRQVDAVRTAGADKPTAATPVVNRTPDQLAAAWFWANDNNGTYKPPGHMLQATREVAKARGLGVYANARLFALVSLAMADTGIAVRDAKFSTPIDLWRPVSAVREGGLDPQWKPLLKSPTGVNVSPCFPAYVSGHASFGGAWAGVMKRYFGSDNLSFDLTTDEPQAPVKTRHFTSFSAAGKEDADSRIWLGVHYPWDAADGLVLGDKIANQVFTTKLRTL
- a CDS encoding metal ABC transporter ATP-binding protein; amino-acid sequence: MGGLDVRMEGVGCRHGRIEAVSGVDLEIAAGERVALTGTNGSGKTTLLRAVLGLHPQVSGKILVGGRTGDPAWRRRACAWIPQKPAAGRFPLLGGELLASSGDPRAAAEAAGRLGVGPLTGRPLHTLSGGQLQRMYLARAIGCVAAGAGVLLADEPTAALDFAGQDEAADVLAALPVTLVVVTHDRSLAERCDRVLEMAAGHLREVR
- a CDS encoding class I adenylate-forming enzyme family protein; translation: MTVALHDLLPVGLRRSWAVDGTCPDLDLYSLFRARQISDLHHTAVIDAKGKLCYTALDRKVRCLATGLASLGVRPGDVVGVQLPNGRDAVIADLALAALGAVALPFPVGRGGQEARCLLRRAEAVAVIAAVEHRGHQHAAELLDLAPELPALRHVIAAGGPAGTEPEGTIRLATLLRSDPAAFVPARPDPDSAARILVSSGSEAEPKMIAYSHNALAGGRGNFLASLMPDGTPPRCLFLVPLASAFGSSGTAVTLARHGGTLIVLDHFTPEAALAAVREHRPTHVLGVPTMFRMMLDRLEAEAAEAAGGDGQQLPAPTALILGGAPLDETTAESASRAFGCPVVNLYGSADGVNCHTGLGRATPDSEGTGVAAGRPDPRVAEIRITDTESHERLPDGAIGEIIARGPMTPMCYVASPDLDARYRTPEGWVRTGDLGFIDEDGVLHVVGRLKDIVIRGGANISPAEVERELSSHPLVRDVVCVGVPDAVMGERLAACVVPRGAQPPTLDSLAGHLTLRGLDLRKHPEHLLLLAELPLTPAGKPDRAALRARLATGAPGQGTTRAFPEPAAEARTGSATEARTEPAAEARTGSAAEARTEPAAEARTEPAAQTPAGVGA
- a CDS encoding ABC transporter substrate-binding protein; this encodes MAPRTRVRSSSARIALLLALTPALALVAGCGTEDGKGGGGGGASAGGGAPSRTTVVVTTTWEGAFAKAAGARDVKVIVPQSVHHAPDYDPKPSDLAAVAGADFVLYAPFEPYAAKIKEAAGSKAELVEVNLDNDADKVRAEVTRLGALFGTQAAAAKWTADFDAEYGRVAQDVRAAWPGGKSPSAVSQVFTAWSAKLAGATTVGTYGPEAVTPAQLAELSAKKPALVLDNAHMSTGTVLPDSGAQQVRIVNYPGNDLDLLPVYRNAGAALKAAMGKVGGSAG
- a CDS encoding CoA transferase, with translation MASPAVTHTARPLDGLRFTTSGPPGLVGPVAAHLRLLGAVGPDTDPVADGGDAARITLTDDGYGNTPTPTTSLPTTSLPTLTPATATLRWSSPEAALLGVTDEATVQAATGIMAVHGRRDGLPRGLAVDYATTATAVLTTQGLLAALLARARGCEGAAAQPHTYVDRAGLLVVSQYLAASGADEGEAAELAPGGPPFTAADGTLFELETLDPGAWAGFWRALDAPADAVRAGWRPFQFRYATACAPFPEALHATTRGHGWQRIRDAAAVSGAEVCRLRTLAERAAEDDGAAPWTLAPYGPGGHVRAKAAPTPGRPVPGRPTPGPLSGMTVLEAGRRVQAPLAAHLLGLLGAEVIRIEPPGGDPLRGMPPTCSGISARWLALNRGKHAVEIDIKSPADRLRLAALAAGADVFLHNWAPGKAAELGLDCADLARVNPTLVYAYTGGWGTGRIADPPMGTDFMVQARTGVGEAARPEGEPPAPSLMTLLDVLGGLLGAEAVLAGLLLRERTGRGVRVDSSLLGAADLLTAPALHRARRGERGRRPAGFRTPLRTADGWIAPADADARAVADASRGLADLSTEEALRALRARGLTATAVTTDLTDLHAAPHHDRQATLQAAPHHTPSQDRQAAPHHTPPQDRQAAPHHTPPQDRQAAPHHTPPQDPRFAGSISRDAHGAPAVPDPWSFV